The following are encoded together in the Maniola jurtina chromosome 27, ilManJurt1.1, whole genome shotgun sequence genome:
- the LOC123879227 gene encoding androgen-dependent TFPI-regulating protein-like produces MSNTTTYLRMVGYVLTIAMHVGNLAYINTGVKPELVNDPQLKSFSKLQPRYFTCWTFFLQIVHAWVGLICDGLILSNSNNKVYKLPKHLRGFRDTLFTAILWPSTWVVFSVFWPLYTYDRSLIYPDFVDKVLTSTSNHIMHSAIVLVVLWEVCFQPRIEPRSHTRNVFYLTFHFLLYFAVLIYTYIERNVWIYPIFAVLYGTIYFPLIPITIGIMAYSYYTMQWKLSNYIWSSLGKSQKIR; encoded by the exons ATGTCGAACACAACAACGTACCTACGGATGGTAGGCTACGTACTGACGATAGCGATGCATGTCGGTAACCTGGCGTACATCAACACCGGCGTCAAACCTGAACTGGTGAACGATCCCCAGTTGAAGAGCTTCAGCAAATTGCAGCCTAGATATTTCACTTGCTGGACCTtt TTCCTCCAAATAGTCCACGCGTGGGTCGGTCTGATATGCGACGGTTTGATACTGTCCAACTCCAACAACAAGGTGTATAAACTGCCTAAACACCTCAGAGGGTTTAGAGATACCTTGTTTACTGCGATATTATGGCCTTCTACATGG gtagtATTCTCAGTGTTCTGGCCACTGTATACGTACGACCGGAGTCTAATCTATCCAGACTTTGTGGACAAAGTACTGACAAGTACTTCCAACCACATCATGCATTCAGCGATAGTGCTGGTGGTTCTGTGGGAGGTGTGCTTCCAACCGAGAATCGAACCTAGGTCCCACACGCGGAATGTCTTTTATTTGACGTTCCACTTTCTGCTATATTTTGCTGT GTTGATTTACACGTATATAGAACGTAATGTATGGATCTACCCCATCTTCGCAGTACTCTACGGTACTATATACTTCCCATTGATTCCTATTACCATAGGAATTATGGCGTATTCCTACTATACAATGCAATGGAAGCTGTCCAATTATATTTGGTCGAGTTTAGGAAAATCTCAGAAGATTagatga
- the LOC123879224 gene encoding all trans-polyprenyl-diphosphate synthase PDSS2-like has protein sequence MAYVSRALRRASPFLFQKRLESTMASLTKDEILILLRPPYTNWSHIIREAEKVVGYPTSFMNLRCLLSDEFANLALYLRKLVGSNHLVMKTAKNVLYGDSKNLQPWGLVILLLSKSVKTPTLNSKAIYEQQRQLAELTEMMRTGHLIHRGIVNVPFAKRSKSTESDIFGNKIAILLGDYLLVTANSMLAGLKNADVLYVVSTALKDLSESEFFGERDEQNMPIPGKPKVVNDDNITFETNCIEANDVLGKSRKEWTARTVFNGVSLLGRGCQASMLLGKQNRETQNFAYQFGCHVGLAWQAAAELQKLTDNKGQFCLTSAPVLYALEGNPDLYKIIEQARNDVKDVDYEDLKFNILKTDAVDKTKMLYEDHAKKAMAYIDNIGQNESVDMIKKLINTF, from the exons ATGGCGTACGTTTCCCGCGCATTGAGACGCGCGTCGCCGTTCCTTTTTCAAAAAAGGCTGGAGTCGACGATGGCGTCTTTGACAAAGGACGAAATACTCATTTTGCTTCGACCTCCTTATACAAATTGGAGTCATATCATAAGGGAGGCTGAAAAGGTAGTCGGCTATCCGACTTCATTTATGAATTTGAGATGTCTCTTGAGTGATGAGTTTGCGAACTTGGCCCTTTATTTGAGGAAATtg GTTGGCAGTAACCATCTAGTAATGAAAACAGCTAAAAACGTTCTGTACGGAGACTCAAAAAACCTTCAACCCTGGGGATTAGTAATACTCCTCCTTTCCAAGTCGGTCAAAACACCCACATTGAACTCCAAAGCTATATATGAACAACAAAGACAATTGGCGGAACTTACCGAAATGATGAGAACAGGGCATTTAATACACAGAGGAATAGTTAATGTCCCGTTTGCAAAGAGGTCTAAAAGTACCGAATCAGATATATTTGGGAACAAAATCGCAATTTTACTTGGAGACTATCTTCTAGTAACAGCAAATTCGATGCTTGCAGGCCTTAAAAATGCTGATGTCCTATACGTAGTGTCTACTGCTTTGAAGGATTTGTCTGAAAGCGAATTCTTTGGTGAGCGAGACGAGCAAAACATGCCTATACCAGGCAAGCCTAAAGTCGTCAACGATGATAATATTACGTTTGAAACTAACTGTATAGAAGCAAATGATGTATTGGGTAAATCTAGAAAGGAATGGACAGCACGAACTGTCTTCAATGGTGTAAGTTTGCTTGGACGAGGTTGTCAAGCGTCTATGCTGTTAGGAAAACAGAACAGAGAAACGCAAAACTTTGCTTACCAATTCGGATGTCATGTAGGCTTAGCTTGGCAAGCTGCGGCGGAACTCCAAAAACTGACAGACAATAAAGGTCAATTTTGCCTAACAAGCGCTCCAGTTCTGTACGCATTAGAAGGAAACCCAGACCTTTACAAAATTATAGAGCAAGCGAGAAACGACGTTAAAGACGTGGATTATGAGGATCTTAAGTTTAATATACTGAAAACGGATGCGGTTGATAAAACTAAGATGTTATACGAGGATCATGCGAAGAAAGCGATGGCTTATATCGATAATATTGGACAGAATGAATCTGTTGATATGATTAAGAAGTTGATTAATacgttttaa